Genomic segment of Triticum aestivum cultivar Chinese Spring chromosome 6A, IWGSC CS RefSeq v2.1, whole genome shotgun sequence:
tgcaagcatgtcttgaagaaaaagattgtgtgatcattcatgtttaccttcaagacatcatccaaacgaagagagttgaaaagattcaaggttgatcaagactaagtcaagagtgaatcaaattgatcaactcacaaagcatagaagatgtaccgagagggatcaagtgatcccatggtatggtaagcattgtcaattatgctttgtgtactaacccatggtctttgcgagggttctttgtggggttaggttgcggtgtgcaagttcaagtggagcatcatgaagagatcaaatgcttgaagcttgccgtcctttgtggtgacaatggacttgtgaagatgtgcggaagaaaggctcacccatagtggagtatggggaagcaatcaactagtcttcatcgagtcaacacaatcaagaaaggttgcggtgtgcaagttcaagtggagcatcacgaagagatcaaatgcttgaagcttgccgtcctttgtggtgacaatggacttgtgaagatgtgcggaagaaaggctcacccatagtggagtatgggggagcaatcaactagtcttcatcgagtcaacacaatcaagaaaggtggtccaacttgaggaagtcaagatcatcatcatctagctcaagtggaccatgtgcaaggcaaaggtttgctcttgataggttttctatttttccggtctcatgatggtagttgggagaccgggttataggatcgattgccgtactatcaaggggggctctcgatgagtagcttgatcttatcgttcgttgagagctcaaaccattgcatccttgcatcatcttttttggttcttgtttggttctctttgtgagtcttagagcttacggtcatcttgttgacaagcttgagttcatcgaaaacggagttcgcttgcatcttctatgatgttttcgatgttggaggttttgccggttcttctcggttggaggtttcactcctctttttgttaggcatacctcccctgcctcttcttactatatccagtcactgttttgatgctactcgtcgtcttgtttccaacaagcttgagttttctcaattcggagctcatatgcagaagttatggcagttctgattttcttgagtgtggtttttgtcagggtcccagcggtagtaccgtggtacccagcggtagtaccgtggtacccagcggtagtaccgctgaggagtcaCAAGCGACAGTACCGCTCCGTAGCGGTAGTACCGGCGGTGACTCCGCAGCAGTACTACCGTTGGCTTACCAGGTccctaccgcgtcgattcgaggggtctttttctgtgttggattgtgcggtacctcgctgtggcagtagtgcggcagtaccgctccttagcggcagtaccgcccttcctccgcggtagtaccgcccgattccctctttccctttacccttcgttctgcgcggcagtaccgccgaagggtgcggtagtaccgcttaacccagcggtagtaccgctgtctcctacggtactaccgccccaaggttcatgttttgttgctccttttccctgttttctttgcctgagcggtagtaccgctcgtggagcggtagtaccgctcatgtgcgggctgagcacataacggttggattttccccctcctataaaagagGGTCTTCTTCCctaatgaaccttatcctttgagctcgtgttcttcccccattgttgaccttcttcgagcttgctaactctcaatccctacatggattcttgctagtttttgagggagaagagagaggagatctagatccacatttccaccaatcactttctcctctatgtgaggggaaccccttggatctagatcttggagttcttggtgttctctttcttgttcttcctctcattttcctccatagcattagttgcttcagtgggatttgagagagaaggacttgggcactccgtgtgcccttgccattgcatttggtgcatcggtttgagttctccacgtgatacgtggaagttacaagttgataagcttattactcttgggtgcttggtacccttgagcttgttcctcttgggtgcttgggcgccctagacggttgttggtgttcggagctcaatcattgtggtgcaaagctccgggcaagcgtcggggtctccaattaggttgtggagatcgccccgagcaatttgacgggtaccgctgaccgcccccaagggttgccaaagtgtacgggttcggtgaccgcccccaagggttgccatttgtacgggttcggtgaccgccctcaagggtcccttagtggaatcacggcatcttgcattgtgcgagagcgtgagaagattacggtggccctagtggcttcttggggagcattgtgcctccacaccattctaaacggagattagcatctgcaagggtgtgaactttgggatacatcatcgtctcctcgtgcctcggttatctcttacccgagccctttacttatgcactttactttgtgatagccttattgtttcttgtcatatatcttgctatcacatagttgcttatctttcttagcataagttgttggtgcacataggtgagcctagttgttttaggttttgtgcttggcaaattaaccgctaggtttattccgcatttgttcaagcctaaaccgtaattattttaaaacgcctattcaccccccccgtctaggcgacatccacgatctttcactactgcttgcgagcggtactaaaaaaatacatccgggcctaccaccgcaagacttgggacgagtttttggtccagagcggtactaccgctgtaggagccgcggtagtactgctctggagcggtagtaaaaaattacatccactccaattcgcggtagtaccgctgcagccttttcagaacaccaaaactgccacaacttttgcaaacggactccgaatttgatgaaaccgagtttgttggaaagctagagacaagggctaacacaatattgaaaaaatatcaataagaagcaaattagaaaaggcccataagaaaatggtgaggacccttcctcggataagaccggtaaaacctacaacaccgaaaacatcatagaagacccatgcgaactccgttttcgatgaactcaagcttgtcatcaagatggccataagctctaagactcacaaagagaaccaaacaagaaccaagaaacatgatgcaaggatgcaatggtttgagctctcgatgaatgatacgatcaagctactcacttgagagccccccttgatagtacggctatcgatcctataacccggtctcccaactaccaccatgagccggtaaaatagaaaacctatcaagggaaaacctttgccttgcacatgatccacttgagttagatgatgacgatcttgtcctcctcgagatggaccacctttcttgattgcgttgggtcgatgaagactagatgattgattccccatactccactatgggtgagccactcttcggcacatcttcacaagtccattgacaccacaatggatggcaagcttcaagcacttgatctcttcgtgattctccacttgaaattgcagacgacaatcttgatgacgatcaccacttgatgtcatccttcccatgggttgtatgatatcatcctcttgacgcaagcccatggatacgtacctaaccccacatagactctcacatagaccatgggttagtacacaaagtgcaatggacaatgcttaccataccatgggatcacttgatccctctcggtacatcttctactctttgtgagttgatcaacttgattcactcttggcttagtcttgatcaaccttaaatctttccaactctctttgtttggatgatgtcttgaaggtaaacatgaatgatcacacaatcttcttcttcaagacatgcttgcaataagctcaactctcaaatgaccaatctttggataattccttgaatagcacattggtcgacacaaactctccttgaaaccaacacatgtactccaagaaaagcctatggacaaaaccttcaaatataactcaaggaagccattagtccatagagattgtcatcaattaccaaaactaaacatgggggcaccgcatgttctttcaacggCTCTCGCGGAAGCGAACTCGTGCCTCTcgtggaaagaaaaaaaaataaatgaGTTTTTTCTGTTTTCGCAAAAACGTTTTCTCGCATAATTTTTTTGTCCTATAGCTAAGAAAGACTGATGAAAaaccgaaaaaacaaaaaaaagcatCTAAAAAGCCGGAAACgcgtgcaaaaaaataaaaaagaataaaatTCAAAGGGAACACCTAGAGCGCGACACGCGGCAGCGTccgagagcgcgccaagtggcgcgctCCCAGCCCACCCCAAGTGACCCTTGAGGAGGCTCTCGAAGGAGCGCTCCTTCGTTAGTTGCTCCATGGTGTCCTCCTCGCCAACCCATACACACATGGGCCTTTTTCTGTTAGAATAGTTTAGGGTTAACATAAATAAAATCTTGATCTCAAGATTAGAACACCATAGATAAAGAGCGGAGCCGTTATCAAGAACCTGAGATATCGGTCGTGGCCATTGTTGGCAAAGACACACCCCCTCCTCCTAGATGCAGGCATGGTGAAGAGtagtagcaatagtagtagtagtCCAAGAGCGCCACTAGCACGGCCCTCATGCCATCCATTGGTGGAGATGCATCGGCTGGTTGGAGTAGATGCCGTCAGCACTGCCCTGGAGGTGGCCGGCGGTGATAGTGGATCTTTGTCTCCTTTAGCACATCATTAGGATTGGTTATTAGAGAGAGGAGGTGGCCTACCATGTAAAATCGTTAGTTACAAACCGGAGGggtcctttttccttttaaaatagGTGCTAGGGAGGCGGTATTGAGACCAAGTCGTTGGTTCGGTGCCCCCGATCAGTGCACGTATGTGGGAGGTTTAATTCCCTTTTATCTCTCGGTTTGTTGTGGGAGGTTTAATTCCCTTTTATCTTTCGGTTTGTTATGACTAGAGACCAACATTCTTCCCCTTGATCGTAAGGTTAACAAACTTCATAGTCCCACTCTTAACAGAAATAATATTCAATGGTTAATGAAGTTTCATTGAACCTCGATACTCATAGTATACCATTCTATCTCTAAATGGGTATCATTTTACTTTATGAGAGTCGGTTTATTTCACGATCCTAATTTCCAGGATCAAAAAGCTTTTTGAACCCATGTCGGCGACATAATCTTAAAATGGGTGGTTAATCTTTAGTAAGTAGAACCGCAAATCTTCAAGAAAGGAATATAATGTGTTGATCCTGGACTCTATCTTTCACAACATGAAACATAGTGCCAATGGTTTTGGCAATACCAATTGACTCGTTGTTACTCACATAGAGGATTGCTTGTTCATAATCGCAGTAAGTGGTTTATATATGTTGTCTACCATTTTTATTTTGGAAATAAGATTGTTTCAACATACAACCTGCTCAGTAGCCTCTTAACATGCTAAGAATAGTTTGCATCGTTGATGATGCCATGGTTGTCCTTTAGGAGCTTTTCCACGATGAAGCTCCTCGTGCGAGGATGCGGATGTAACATAATGTGGAATTCCTAATATTCACACACCTCGTCAAAATGATGTCAGACTAACACACAATTTTGAGGTTATCAAACTCATTATAAGGGAGCATGTAATCTGTATTGCCTTGCATGGTAAAAAAAGTTTGATAACGGCTTTCCAGTGGCCTAGTTTGGGAATAGACACATTTTTGCCAAGTACtctctccggtcctttttactctgtacattggatttgccgaaagtcaaactttgctaagtttgaccaaatttatattagaaattattaacatctataatatctaataaatataatataaaaatatattccaagatgaatctaatgatattggtgttgttatgtgaatgtctataattttttatataaacttggtcaaagttggatgagattgacttcggacaaacctaatatgcagagtaaaaaggaccggagggagtatcccAAGCACAAATAAGAGGGTGCATTCATACTTAATACATGTAAGGTTCTTATGACAACTAAAGCATAAGGAATCAACATTACTTGGTTAGTTTTAAATATTTTCTTGGACGCGCAATGTCAAACTCTATGACCCTTGATTTTAGGAGTAGGTGGGGAAGCGTACTGACACATAATGTATTTCTTTCATAATTTTCCATGTATGTCATAATAATAGGACTTTTACTCTTTTTGGACCCACTTCTCGATGAATCTAAATACGATTAATGCATGAGACAACACCAAGATTATTTATGTCATTATCGGAAGACAGAAAATTCTTGGTTTAGCCAATGGGTTTTCATCTACAAATGGTAGTGAAATTACTCCCCCAGACTTAAGGTAAAATTGTCTCAATGCTTGTCTTAGTTCATCAAATTTCTGTACTAAACTAATTTGGTTGACTAAAGTGCATCCGCCACACCAAATGGCTTGAAGAAAACTATATTAACATCCCGAAGGTATATTACATATAGTGAGTAATGATTGGTTTATGCTTCACTTTGTTTAGTGCATAAAATGGTGAGGACTGTTTCAAAAGTGACGTACACATGGCCAGTTCGCTCTTGCGCCTCTCTTTGAGCGCGTGGTCTCTAGTTCGAGTACTCTTCCTGGCTTAATAAGCCACCTCTTTTTTTCGATTGGCGCCGCCGCTGACAAAGGTGTCCCGCCAGTAACTGCGCCCACCACCTATGACTGTGAAGTCACTGACAAAGGTGTCCCGTGCGCCAGTAACCGCGACCACCACCTATGACCGCGTAGCCGCTGATAGAGGTGTCCCACAAGTCAGAATATGCACCCACCATCTACGACCATGCAGCCGCTTACAGAGGTGTCCCACAAGTCAGAATATGCGCCGACCATCTACGAGCGCGCAGCCGCTGACAGAGGTGTCCTACAAATCAGTATATGCGCCCACCATTTACGAGCGGGCAGCCACTGACAGGGGTGTCCCAGAAACCACGCCCAGTAACAGTCAAAGACTTTGACCCGATGACAAACCCCCGTTTGGGCTCTTGCGAGGGTGGGCCGCGCAGTGGAGGGGGAAAATGAGGACTGGCTTAGAGCGTGGGCAAAACTGAGGAGGACTAAGCGAAGAGGGGCACATAAATAGAAATCCCAATTTTATAAACACCATTTTGGGCCATTATGCATATCTCAGTAGTGCATATCTTAATTATACAATCGAGAATGTATCAATGTAAAACCTTAGTATTTCTCAACAAGCACACTAGCCCAACATTATTagatgcatagtgcggcaccataAACCACACCACACGACCAGTTACATTTTTCATGAGGTGCCTCATCCCATTAGTACCGATCACATCATTAAGAAATTCCATAAGGACATCATTAATATAAATTTCATACTCAAATAAAATTTCCAAATAAAACATCTAGAAAATTTAGAGTGAACCATAGGAAATCTCGTCACAATAAACACAAGTTTATGACATTAATATTCCATTCTTAAAACGACAATCATTAAAAAAAGCATAAAATGGTATTAACATGGCCACCACATAAAAATTCCTAAACAAAATTGCCTaccataaaatttaaacatgatctTAACATATCTTCACACAATTAAATCAAATGCACCAAAAATAGAGAATTGCCTAAATAACATAATCTAGCCCATAATAACCCATGTCTTTTATTTAAGAAAAGTTTATCATGATTAACATTATTTTACATGATTTCAGGCACATGAATTTTCCAAGCAATTTTTTTTTGTTGGTTCCATTCCACTCAGAAAACTCAAGCAAGAGTTACAACAAAATTTTCTGGCTATTTTCAGTTAACAACAATGCAAAAATGATTCCAGGATAATCATAATTTAGAAATGCATTGAATAAAATAAAAAATGCACATAACACCAATGTTGGCCCATAATACCAACGACTGCCGTTAAAAGTTTAGCCGAGCTGAGAAGATCATCAAAGAGAGAAAAAATGTTTGCCTGTTGGCTGAAACAACTTGGGGCTGTAGCCCAATGGCACACTTGGCCCGTTATGCCCCCGCAGCCCGCCGTGAGCTCCGCATTGATATTTACCGTTCGATCGAATAGACGGTCTGGATCAAATCGAGGCAGAACAAAACTGGCGCTGGCTCAAACCCTACCTCATTTCCACTCGTGTCCCCAAAATTTGCGGCTCCGACAGGAGAGGCAACCTCGTCGGCGACTCAAGGCACACTGGCTATGGCAGTGCGGAAGCCCCGTTAGTTGGAGCAGTGTGCCTGGTCATAAGGCCGCTCACTCCTCTGCCGAACGACGCCAGCCATGTCGACCTCATGGTGATCACGGGAGCTAATCTGTGCTTGCGATGCGCACGAGGCCCTCTGTGGGGAGGCGACCACCGGTCCTGGTCTTTGGTGGTCGACGACGACATGCGCGATGCAGGTGCCACGCAACATTCTCGTCCATAAGGGTAGCGTCGCTGACTATTTCTTTCCACGCGTCGTCCCAGGAGACTGCAACGTCGCCGGCGTCGGGATCCTCGAGGAGAGCGCCGATGCTGCAACATTAGGTGACGACCGATTCATTTCTTTTGGGGATTTCATTTTTAGGGTTTCTTGGTTGGGGAATTTTGGGCAAACATTAGTGATCTATTCAATTTGCAAAAGCCCATCTAATTTTGCATTAACTTGATCGATTACCACCGGAATTCTTGATCCTAATCATATATCATTAACTTCAGAGAGAGCCATTAAACTTTAAACATGATCAAACGCATTAACGTGAGACAATTAGGCCATAACTTAAAAAACATATTGCAAATAGGCCTAATTGGGGTTCTAGAGAGAGATCAAAACCAACTCATGATACCAATGCTAGAATAGTCTTTAGGGTTAACATAGATATTATCTTGATCTCAAGATTAGAACACCATAGGTAAAGAGCGGAAGCGTTACCTGAGATGGCCATGGGCAACGTGGGCAAAGACACCTCCCCCTGCCTGCTAGATGCAAGCATGGTGAAGAGCAACAACAGTCCAGGAGTGCCGCTGGCTTAGCCCTCACGACATCCATTGGTGGAGATGCAACAACTGGTCGGAGTAGATGCCACCAACACTGCCTTGGAGGTGGCCGATGGTGTTAGTCGGTCTTCGTCTCCTTTAGCACCTAATTAGGATCGGTTGTCAGAGAGAGGACGTGCCCTACCATGTGAAATCGTTAGTTACAAACAAGAGGTGTCCTTTTCCTTTTAAATTAGGTGCGTCCCCAAGAGGTGTCCTTTTCCTTTTAAATTAGGTGCTAGGGACGCGGGATCGAGACCAAGTCGCTAGTTCGGTGCCACCGATCAAGAGACATATGTGGAGGTTTAATTCTCTTTTATCTCTTAGTTTATTATAACCAGAtaccaacattctcccccttgattgTAAGGTTAAGAGACATCATAAGGCCACTCTTAATAGAAATAATATTCAATGACTAATGAGGTGTCATTGAACCTCAATACTCACAGTGTACCATTCTACCTCAAAATGGATATCATTTTACTTTTATGAGAGTTGGTTTATTTGACAGTCCTAATTTCCAAGATCAAAAGGCTTTCTGAACCCATGCCAGCAACATAATCTTTAAAATGGATGGTAAGCCTTAGTAAGCGGAACCACAAATCTTTGTGAAAAGAATATCATATGCTGATCCTGGACTCTACGTTTCACAACATGAAACATAATTTCAATGGTTTATGTATGTTGTCCCGTTGGTAAGCGGAACTGCAATACCAATTGACCAGTTGTTACTCACATAGAGGACTGCATGTTCATAATCACAGTAAGTGGTTTATGTATGTTGTCTACCACTTTTATTTTGGGAATAAGATACTTTTGACATACAGTAGCCTCTTAACATGCCACAAACAAATAATTTGCATCATTGATAATGCCATGGTTGTCCTTTAGGAGCCTTTCCATGATAAAACTCCTCGTGCGAGGGTGCGGATGTAACATGACGTGGAATTCCTAATATTCACACACCTCGCCAAAATAGTGTCTGACCAACCCACAATTATGAGGTTATCAAACTCATTATAAGTGAGCATGTAATCTGTATTGCCTTGCATGTACTATAAAGCTTGGTAATCGCTTTCCAGTGGCCTAGTTCCGGAATAAACACATTTTTGCCAAGCATCCGAAACAAAGATCTCTGTATAAAAGGAAAACGGACTGCTTCTCAAGAAGAGTCATTTTCAGCCCTCAGAACTACATTGCTCGCGCAATATTGATGTCATCCCCAGTAATAAATCTTGTGATGACACATTACCGGTAGCCACTCTGCTGCACATAGGTTCATCCTTTACCAATTGCTCCCTCAGTTCCAAATTAACTGAAGTTCTATGTTTGTCCCAAGTCGAACTTCTTCAAGTTTGACGAAATCTATAGACAAATGTGATAACATCTACGACATGAACAAATTAGTACGGAAATATAAAGAATGTAATGAATCAAATCTGGTGTTATAGACGTTGACATATTTTTTTAGACATTGCCAAAATTACagaagtttgacttaggacaaacctaGGATCTTCAACTAATTTCAAGTATCAACAAAACAGAAACGTAGCAGGAATACAGCGGAAAAAGTACAAGTATTTGATCCTCATTCCCATTGGCTTCATAAGTTGCTACATGTGGAATTTAATGTTATCATCTGAGTTAATTTCTTTTCTACCCTTACTTACCAGTAAACAGTATGTCATGTCCAGCAACATACCATGTTCCAGAAGGGGAAGAGATAAATCAAACTCAAAACGAAGCACTGCAATTTCTAAAGAAGAAACCCATGGCGGCAGAAAGAGGTTCATTACCATGGTAGGAGACTGCACTCTTCAGTTACTAAACCATTCTGACCTGACAGGTTAAATTGCACACCTAGTTTACAGAACTAATTGCCACATCTGCAAACACTATATGCACGACTAACAACTTCTTATAGTTCCAGCAAAGCAAGTTACCATGAAACCGTTAACTGAAGAGAGTCATCTCCTATTCCCAATCCTACATAACCCAAACGCATACAGTATATGATATAAGAGAGAAGAACCTAGTGCGCCTTCCATTTTGCAAGTAAGCGGTCGTGAATGTCTCCTTTCTTGACCTTTCCTAGGCTGTGCCTCAGCTTTGCCAGCGTTGAGGAGCTCAACTTGATACCCTGATCGATCATGTCCTCTGCATACTTGCATGCCTCAGGCAACATCTCATCCTTCAGCTTTGATACAAGCATGTTACCACCCTCCTCCAGTGGAGGCAGGCTATTCGCCGCCATGCACTTCCACACCTTGATCCCTGTCTCCCAGTCACGAGTATCCAAGAACATGCTGAGCGCAAGTGAACAATTCGCCTCATTTGGCCAACACTCGTTCTTGACCATCTCTTTAAATATTGCAGACGCCTCCCGGAGCTTCCTCCCCTTGAGCAAGAGCTTGAGGACCACATTGTATGTGTCTGTGTCAGGAAACACTCCATAGGTGGCCATGTCATCGAGGTACTTCACAGTAACCTCGGCATGCCCCAGAGTGCCCTGCAACATGATCATCGTGGTGTACATTTCCTTATCTGGGACGAGCCCACGGCGAAGGACAAAGTCATCCCAGAGAACCACAGCACCGCGCAATTCGCGTGCCTCAAGGTGTGCCGCCAGTGCAGCACGGAGGAACTTCTCCCCTGGTGAACACCTGTACCGGCGCAAGACAGCCAGATATTCCATCGCATCCGAGAGTGCCGTGGAAGAGCCACTTGAAACTAGTGTTGTAAGGAAAGAGTCGTAGGCAGGCACATTGGCAGGATCGAAGTCGAGAGCGTGcaccatttcgtcgaacacctcacGCGCAACGGCCGCGTTGCCGGCAGCCTCACAACCCTCCAGAAGGATGGCGTAGGAGTCGGCATCCGGCCGAGTGCCGGCCTCGGCACGTGCCACGGGGATCGCGGCGCGGGCGTCATCCAGCCGGGAGGCGCGGCAGAGCGCGGACAGGAGGGAGTTGAGCGCCGGCGTGTCGCGGTCCATGCCGTACCTGGGCATTTCCACAAACGCCTTGAGGGGGGAGCTGGTGGGGCTGGCCGCCAGGGAGGAGAAGACGGAGGCGAAGGTGGCGAGGGAGAGCAGGCCCTGGGCCCGCATGGAGCCGACGGTGTCCCACATGGGGTCGAAGAGGCGGTTCTTGCCGAGGAGGTCGATGATGAGGTTCCACGAATAGGGGGAGTGCTGGTGGTGCAGGTGGCGGTGGCCCGCCCAgcggaagaaggcggcggcggcgcgcgggtgcgcgTAGGAGAAGCGGAGCACCTGCTCGACGTCGGAGGTGGTGACGCGGacgtcggcgtcgtcgagggctgcCTCCACGTCGGAGGCGGAGGAGGCCAGGATCTCGCAAAGGAGACGGATCTTGGGGGCCAGGTCGGGCGCGTCCTTGTACGTGGGGAACGCCGGGGCGGCCGGCTCGCGGGCGCGCTTGGCCTCCGGgccgtcgccggcgccggcgccggccgcgtCTGACGGCCGCTTCTCCCGGCGGT
This window contains:
- the LOC123128161 gene encoding pentatricopeptide repeat-containing protein At1g77360, mitochondrial is translated as MSDRREKRPSDAAGAGAGDGPEAKRAREPAAPAFPTYKDAPDLAPKIRLLCEILASSASDVEAALDDADVRVTTSDVEQVLRFSYAHPRAAAAFFRWAGHRHLHHQHSPYSWNLIIDLLGKNRLFDPMWDTVGSMRAQGLLSLATFASVFSSLAASPTSSPLKAFVEMPRYGMDRDTPALNSLLSALCRASRLDDARAAIPVARAEAGTRPDADSYAILLEGCEAAGNAAVAREVFDEMVHALDFDPANVPAYDSFLTTLVSSGSSTALSDAMEYLAVLRRYRCSPGEKFLRAALAAHLEARELRGAVVLWDDFVLRRGLVPDKEMYTTMIMLQGTLGHAEVTVKYLDDMATYGVFPDTDTYNVVLKLLLKGRKLREASAIFKEMVKNECWPNEANCSLALSMFLDTRDWETGIKVWKCMAANSLPPLEEGGNMLVSKLKDEMLPEACKYAEDMIDQGIKLSSSTLAKLRHSLGKVKKGDIHDRLLAKWKAH